One Synechococcus sp. PROS-9-1 DNA window includes the following coding sequences:
- a CDS encoding ArsJ-associated glyceraldehyde-3-phosphate dehydrogenase translates to MRIGINGFGRIGRLVFRALWGRPGIDIVHVNDCAGDAAAAAHLLHFDSVHGRWQHEVRPHSMGFLVGDKEVRYSSESDPVSASWIESGVEMLLECSGKFKTSDSLQLFLVALKLKRILVACPVKGSVDDVEILNIVYGINHQLYDPNRHSVVTAASCTTNCLAPIVQVVHNSFGIKHGSITTLHDVTNTQVIVDGFHNDLRRARSCIQSVIPTTTGSAKAIGLIFPELEGKLNGHAVRIPLLNASLTDAVFELEKEVSVEDINGAFEAAANGELRGILGYETRPLVSVDYVNDNRSTIVDALSTMVINGTQVKIYAWYDNEWGYSSRMADLACHVVSLEE, encoded by the coding sequence ATGCGCATTGGCATCAATGGTTTTGGCCGGATTGGTCGGCTCGTTTTTCGTGCTCTATGGGGCCGACCCGGAATTGACATTGTTCATGTGAACGATTGTGCTGGGGATGCGGCTGCTGCTGCCCACCTTCTTCACTTCGATTCTGTTCATGGACGCTGGCAACATGAGGTTCGACCCCATTCGATGGGCTTCCTCGTTGGCGACAAGGAAGTGCGATACAGCTCAGAGAGTGATCCTGTCAGTGCGTCTTGGATTGAATCTGGGGTAGAGATGTTGTTGGAATGTAGTGGTAAATTTAAAACATCAGATTCACTCCAATTATTTTTAGTTGCTCTAAAACTAAAAAGAATTCTTGTTGCTTGCCCAGTTAAAGGTTCTGTTGATGATGTAGAGATCCTCAATATAGTTTATGGGATTAATCATCAGCTCTACGATCCCAATCGGCATAGTGTCGTAACGGCGGCCTCTTGTACGACAAATTGCCTTGCACCCATTGTTCAGGTTGTTCATAACAGCTTCGGCATTAAGCATGGCTCGATTACTACATTGCACGATGTTACTAACACACAGGTTATTGTGGATGGATTTCATAATGACTTGCGACGTGCTAGATCCTGCATTCAAAGTGTGATCCCAACTACGACAGGATCAGCAAAAGCTATCGGTCTTATCTTTCCTGAATTAGAGGGAAAGTTGAATGGTCATGCGGTGAGGATTCCACTCTTGAATGCATCCCTCACTGATGCAGTGTTTGAGCTTGAGAAGGAAGTGAGTGTTGAGGATATTAATGGAGCCTTTGAGGCTGCTGCCAATGGAGAACTTCGTGGCATTCTTGGCTATGAAACCCGTCCGTTGGTGTCAGTTGATTATGTCAATGACAATCGCAGCACCATCGTTGATGCGTTGTCGACCATGGTTATCAACGGTACTCAAGTCAAGATCTATGCCTGGTATGACAATGAGTGGGGGTATAGCTCACGAATGGCAGATCTGGCATGCCATGTGGTCTCCCTCGAGGAATGA
- a CDS encoding transglycosylase domain-containing protein translates to MDKRNPDGPSTAQLIIHQRDQAGRTIPLHGDGYRIGRDGPLEISIDHPAVSRQHALLQRQGRQWFLQDLDSTNGLWWKGRRVSQLELRDGDVVLFAPAQDETAPFLHFHDAAGRRRHRIERWLGLLLLACLGGGGALLLLSNITMPIRGQLARVRGPVAIYDGNNQPLTSVDSSRHRELKSVNGFSPLLVDALLSSEDNRFWWHPGVDPIGTLRAFSTNLMSGRVLEGGSSLTQQLARSLYPHYVGDGDTLARKWKELLVSLQLESRFSKNQLLLSYLNRVYLGVGWGFEDASRVLFDQSAADLNIQQAALLVGLLPSPNGHDPCQFPQLALKARNRVINKMADSGRLSLEQARLARRQPIQLATEACSREQVSRSAPFYTDQVRRDLTELVGPDVADEGNFLIETHLDPVLQSVVERQLSGLLTNNSTLGVQEGAAVVLDSRTGGVLAIAGGRDYNSSQFNRASMALRQPGSTFKLITYLAALEQGLKPNDSLDCTPLRWGGQRFASTCSGQLTLANAFASSHNTAALRLAQRVGLDQVVSLAKRLGISTPLNPVPGLALGQSEVRLIELTSAYAAVANGGIWQPPTTIRRMVDAETCRLDRPSACGSLNEGGGAGDGSSERSSQRLASRRVLKKQTALQMQGLLRAVIRSGTGRAASLGQQEGGKTGTTNDGRDLLFIGYEPSRHWVLGIWLGNDDNSPSASSSALAASLWSRIMRAAGQGALVGQ, encoded by the coding sequence ATGGACAAGCGAAATCCTGACGGCCCGTCTACAGCCCAACTGATCATTCATCAGAGAGATCAGGCGGGTCGAACCATTCCATTGCATGGCGATGGCTATCGGATTGGACGCGATGGTCCTCTGGAAATCAGCATCGATCATCCGGCCGTCAGCCGGCAACATGCGTTGCTGCAGCGCCAGGGGCGGCAGTGGTTCCTTCAGGATTTGGATTCCACCAATGGCTTGTGGTGGAAAGGCCGCCGGGTGTCGCAGCTGGAACTGCGCGATGGAGACGTCGTTCTGTTTGCGCCAGCTCAAGACGAAACGGCACCCTTTCTGCATTTCCATGACGCAGCCGGACGACGACGACATCGGATCGAGCGCTGGTTGGGCCTGCTCTTGTTGGCATGCCTGGGTGGAGGAGGGGCACTGCTGTTGCTGTCCAACATCACCATGCCGATCCGCGGGCAACTAGCACGCGTGCGCGGTCCGGTGGCCATCTACGACGGCAATAACCAACCACTAACCTCCGTTGACTCCAGTCGTCATCGCGAGCTCAAGTCGGTGAATGGGTTCTCTCCCTTGCTGGTTGATGCTCTGCTGAGCAGTGAAGACAACCGCTTCTGGTGGCATCCAGGGGTCGATCCCATTGGCACGCTGAGAGCCTTCAGCACCAATTTGATGAGCGGGAGGGTGTTGGAGGGAGGCAGCAGTCTCACGCAGCAATTAGCTCGCAGCCTTTATCCCCACTACGTGGGAGATGGAGACACCTTGGCCAGGAAATGGAAAGAGCTGCTTGTTTCCTTGCAGTTGGAAAGTCGCTTCAGCAAAAACCAGTTGCTGCTGAGCTATCTCAATCGCGTGTACCTGGGTGTTGGTTGGGGATTTGAAGATGCTTCACGCGTGTTGTTTGATCAATCCGCAGCAGATCTAAATATCCAGCAAGCAGCACTTCTCGTAGGTCTGTTGCCATCACCCAATGGTCACGATCCCTGTCAGTTTCCCCAGCTCGCACTAAAAGCACGTAATCGGGTGATCAACAAAATGGCCGATAGTGGTCGACTCTCCTTGGAGCAGGCGCGACTGGCGCGTCGCCAACCGATTCAACTTGCAACCGAAGCCTGCAGTCGGGAACAGGTCAGTCGATCGGCACCGTTTTACACCGATCAAGTGCGCCGAGATCTCACAGAGCTCGTGGGTCCTGACGTGGCGGATGAAGGAAATTTCTTGATCGAAACGCACTTAGACCCTGTTCTGCAATCCGTGGTGGAACGCCAGTTGAGCGGTTTGTTGACCAACAATTCAACGCTTGGCGTTCAGGAGGGGGCCGCTGTTGTGCTCGACAGCCGCACTGGCGGGGTTCTCGCCATCGCCGGAGGTCGTGACTACAACTCGAGCCAGTTCAACCGTGCCTCAATGGCGTTGCGACAACCAGGGAGCACCTTCAAACTCATCACTTACTTAGCTGCCCTAGAGCAAGGACTGAAACCCAACGACAGCTTGGATTGCACCCCCCTTCGCTGGGGAGGGCAACGCTTCGCCAGCACCTGTTCGGGCCAACTGACCCTGGCCAATGCCTTCGCCTCAAGCCACAACACCGCAGCGCTGCGCTTGGCCCAACGCGTGGGGCTGGACCAGGTGGTGAGCTTGGCGAAACGCTTGGGAATCTCAACTCCCTTAAATCCAGTCCCGGGGCTAGCTCTTGGACAGAGTGAGGTTCGCTTGATTGAACTCACCAGTGCCTATGCCGCTGTGGCCAATGGCGGCATCTGGCAACCTCCCACCACCATTCGTCGGATGGTCGATGCGGAAACCTGTCGCTTAGACCGACCCAGTGCCTGCGGCAGCCTTAATGAAGGTGGCGGAGCTGGAGATGGCAGTTCTGAACGAAGCAGTCAGCGCCTAGCGTCTCGTCGTGTGCTGAAGAAACAGACAGCTCTGCAAATGCAGGGCTTATTGCGAGCGGTCATTCGCAGCGGCACCGGGCGTGCCGCCTCGCTCGGCCAACAAGAAGGGGGGAAAACAGGAACCACAAACGATGGGCGTGACCTGCTTTTCATTGGCTACGAGCCGAGTCGGCATTGGGTGCTGGGAATCTGGCTGGGCAACGATGACAACAGTCCTTCAGCCAGTTCCAGCGCCCTCGCAGCCTCTCTCTGGAGTCGCATCATGCGTGCCGCAGGCCAAGGCGCTTTGGTGGGTCAATGA
- a CDS encoding Crp/Fnr family transcriptional regulator, with amino-acid sequence MVCTPSSSSGFLGDLENSYRRRSIHFDSGVKVPLLPDHIWIVVRGIVKLSCLNEQGDDVLLAIAGPNEPFGDPLTHLDLFEATTLDHCDLLGLSIQDVNTTPHLSSNLMKAMMQRTRQSEALIALLGLRGVENRVKSFLELLAEDYGQPCDQGLKLNLRLTHQEIASAVSTTRVTVTKVLGQLKESGWMQHDHQQKIIVSHLPSRNTSQNKKILA; translated from the coding sequence ATGGTTTGCACGCCTAGCAGCTCCAGCGGATTCCTCGGAGATCTAGAAAACAGCTATCGACGTCGCTCCATTCATTTCGATTCAGGAGTAAAAGTTCCCTTACTCCCAGATCATATTTGGATCGTTGTACGAGGCATCGTGAAATTAAGTTGCCTCAACGAGCAAGGTGATGATGTTTTGCTTGCAATTGCAGGACCAAACGAACCTTTTGGAGATCCATTAACGCATCTCGATCTGTTCGAGGCCACAACTCTCGATCACTGCGACTTACTTGGTCTGTCGATTCAAGATGTGAATACAACGCCTCATCTGAGCAGCAATCTGATGAAGGCAATGATGCAAAGAACCCGACAGTCGGAAGCTCTGATCGCCCTATTGGGTCTGCGTGGTGTTGAAAATCGTGTAAAAAGCTTTTTAGAGCTGTTAGCAGAAGACTATGGTCAGCCTTGCGATCAAGGTCTCAAACTAAATTTACGGCTAACCCATCAAGAAATAGCAAGTGCTGTAAGCACAACCCGAGTCACAGTCACGAAGGTGCTAGGACAACTCAAAGAGAGTGGTTGGATGCAACATGACCACCAACAAAAGATTATCGTAAGCCACCTTCCGAGTAGAAATACAAGTCAAAACAAAAAGATCTTAGCTTAA
- a CDS encoding NAD(P)H dehydrogenase assembly family protein — translation MTVSIGDQVQLISPMPYLKTADPMPMLRPSDLVGSDESGVVVALHPLEIAAVRFRRGTFLIPIDRLCPAGSEDQS, via the coding sequence ATGACCGTTTCCATCGGTGACCAAGTCCAACTGATCAGCCCGATGCCCTATCTCAAAACGGCAGACCCCATGCCAATGCTTCGCCCGTCCGATCTCGTTGGCAGTGATGAATCAGGGGTTGTGGTTGCTCTCCATCCGCTCGAAATTGCCGCTGTTCGCTTCCGTCGCGGCACATTTTTAATTCCGATTGATCGTTTATGTCCCGCTGGATCTGAGGACCAAAGTTAA
- a CDS encoding biotin transporter BioY, whose amino-acid sequence MRALATWSGAIAGLLLILVGSLIPAAVLVPVAELPPRLLSLPSTWQVPALLLCALVCGPRSGVIAAVAYITVGLVDFPVFHDGGGLGYVLTPAFGYLAGFVPAAWLTGRLAHQAGMNNLARLTLAGIAGVATIQLCGILNLLLGAGLSRWTESLPELLFSYSLGPLLAQLSLCVAISLIALPIRRLLWIE is encoded by the coding sequence GTGCGGGCTCTTGCCACTTGGAGCGGCGCGATCGCGGGACTGCTTCTGATCCTTGTGGGAAGTTTGATCCCGGCTGCCGTCCTGGTGCCGGTTGCAGAACTTCCCCCCCGATTGCTGAGTTTGCCCAGCACCTGGCAAGTGCCGGCACTGTTGTTATGCGCTCTTGTCTGCGGCCCACGATCAGGCGTGATAGCAGCGGTTGCGTACATCACCGTGGGGCTGGTTGATTTTCCCGTCTTTCATGACGGTGGAGGTCTTGGCTATGTCCTAACTCCCGCCTTTGGCTATCTCGCAGGCTTTGTGCCAGCAGCCTGGCTCACGGGACGGCTTGCGCATCAGGCAGGGATGAACAACTTGGCACGCCTCACTTTGGCTGGCATCGCTGGCGTGGCCACGATTCAGCTCTGCGGAATTCTTAATTTGCTACTCGGTGCAGGTTTGAGCCGTTGGACTGAATCCCTACCTGAATTGTTATTCAGCTACAGCCTGGGCCCCTTGCTTGCCCAACTGTCTCTGTGCGTCGCAATCTCTTTGATTGCGCTTCCGATTCGTCGTCTGCTCTGGATCGAATGA
- the lspA gene encoding signal peptidase II yields MISHSNRLIRRRTVVVISLLILLLDQASKSWARSHLLPNLSQPFLPGLLQLRLVRNTGAAFSMLSDSTALLGLLSLLVSMGLLVWVWRSKRLDLWLGLALACLLGGTLGNGFDRWQLGYVTDFLELVPFRFPIFNGADIAINLAVLCFAIDALSQRNGQAKS; encoded by the coding sequence ATGATCAGCCACAGCAACCGACTGATCCGGCGTCGCACAGTTGTGGTGATCAGCCTGTTGATCCTTCTGCTAGATCAAGCGTCCAAATCTTGGGCTCGATCCCACCTGCTTCCGAATCTGTCGCAGCCGTTCCTACCCGGATTGCTGCAGTTACGGCTCGTACGCAACACCGGCGCCGCCTTCAGCATGTTGAGTGATTCCACGGCCCTGCTCGGACTGCTCAGCTTGCTCGTTTCGATGGGGTTGCTGGTTTGGGTCTGGCGATCCAAGCGACTTGATCTCTGGTTAGGTCTGGCCCTGGCCTGCCTGCTTGGAGGAACACTCGGCAATGGCTTCGACCGCTGGCAACTGGGATATGTCACCGACTTCCTGGAGCTGGTTCCCTTCCGTTTTCCCATCTTCAATGGCGCAGATATCGCCATCAACCTCGCCGTTCTCTGCTTCGCCATCGACGCTCTCTCCCAACGCAATGGACAAGCGAAATCCTGA
- a CDS encoding response regulator transcription factor yields the protein MTTDFFDISNAARLLVVDHDEEARDRICGVLKEEGFDVKSLDNGLLAWELLQNEEFELIVLNRKLSGVSGFDLCRKLRMQNNQSLILMISSLDTEADRVMGLEVGADDYLVKPFGYREFLARCRALLRRHPLSGAALVAEKFECCDLKLFPDECRAARDGCDIKLSPKEFKLLELFMQHPKRVWSRDELLDQIWGVDYIGDKKTVDVHIRWLREKIEVNPSSPAKIFTVRGFGYRFC from the coding sequence ATGACAACAGATTTTTTTGATATCTCCAATGCCGCCCGTCTTTTGGTTGTGGATCACGATGAAGAAGCTCGTGACCGTATCTGTGGAGTTCTCAAGGAAGAGGGATTTGATGTTAAATCTTTGGACAATGGACTGCTTGCATGGGAGCTGTTACAGAATGAAGAGTTTGAGTTGATTGTTCTTAATCGGAAGCTTTCTGGGGTCAGTGGATTTGATCTTTGTAGAAAACTTAGAATGCAAAATAATCAATCTCTTATTTTAATGATTAGTAGTTTAGATACGGAAGCTGATCGTGTAATGGGTCTTGAAGTTGGTGCCGATGACTACTTAGTGAAGCCATTTGGTTATCGTGAGTTTTTAGCTCGTTGTAGAGCCCTTTTGCGGCGACATCCATTAAGTGGAGCGGCACTAGTTGCTGAAAAATTTGAGTGTTGCGATCTCAAGCTTTTTCCTGATGAATGTAGGGCTGCTCGTGATGGTTGTGATATTAAACTTTCACCTAAGGAATTTAAACTCCTTGAGCTTTTCATGCAACACCCTAAGAGAGTTTGGAGCAGAGACGAGTTGCTAGATCAGATATGGGGTGTCGACTATATTGGCGACAAAAAAACTGTTGATGTTCATATTCGTTGGTTACGTGAAAAAATTGAAGTCAATCCTTCTAGTCCAGCGAAAATATTCACTGTTCGTGGTTTTGGCTACCGATTCTGTTGA
- a CDS encoding iron uptake porin, whose translation MKLFRQLLVAPAALGLLAPMAANATELNFNGVSDYAATGEQVTSITQFSDVYPTDWAYQALSNLIGRYGCVAGYPNGTYRGNRAMTRFEAAALLNACLDRVTEVTDELKMLMREFSKELAILKGRVDGLEAKVGELEAQQFSTTTKLKGKATFVIGGVNAGGDSTDTDTYNQGYGAVTFNYDHRLTLDTSFTGKDKLRTRLRTGNFDNAAFAGDGNNLTALDTASGTSDDVTIDRLFYKFPVGKELTFIVGPLARNTESLAMWPSKYNKGGAKILDFFAVAGVPGVYNKETGSLIAAYWKQKVAKGDPGFSISANYVADAGEGNNSDSTAGGIMTDNSRANILTQIGWGNGQYGAAAAYRYGQCKSGMRRSTTFVKSGDYNLPCTTGHNNESRSSNSFALNAYWQPEDPGFIPSVSVGWAMNTVVGDNIADGTYTTSQSWFTGLKWDDVFIDGNDLGFAFGQPTFATALKGNTDPDDGNYAFELYYNYKVTDNITVTPAVFYLSRPNGQSTATTTSGDDGQFNIFGALVQTTFKF comes from the coding sequence ATGAAACTCTTCCGTCAACTGCTGGTGGCCCCAGCTGCCTTGGGCCTTTTGGCTCCTATGGCTGCTAACGCCACTGAGCTGAACTTCAACGGTGTATCTGACTACGCCGCCACAGGCGAGCAAGTCACCAGCATCACTCAGTTTTCAGACGTTTACCCAACCGACTGGGCTTATCAGGCTCTTAGCAACCTGATCGGGCGCTACGGCTGTGTTGCTGGTTACCCCAACGGCACTTACCGCGGTAACAGGGCAATGACCCGCTTTGAAGCGGCTGCTCTGTTGAACGCATGTCTCGACCGCGTCACTGAAGTGACCGACGAGCTGAAGATGCTGATGAGAGAGTTCTCAAAAGAACTCGCCATCCTCAAGGGCCGTGTTGACGGACTTGAAGCCAAAGTTGGTGAACTGGAAGCTCAGCAGTTCTCCACCACTACCAAGCTGAAAGGCAAAGCCACTTTCGTGATTGGTGGTGTTAATGCTGGTGGAGATAGTACTGATACAGATACTTACAACCAAGGATATGGTGCAGTCACATTCAATTATGACCACCGTTTAACTCTCGATACCAGCTTCACAGGCAAGGACAAACTCCGGACTCGTCTTCGTACTGGTAACTTTGATAACGCAGCATTCGCTGGAGATGGCAATAATTTAACTGCCTTGGATACCGCATCTGGCACATCAGATGATGTAACTATTGATCGGCTGTTTTACAAATTCCCTGTCGGTAAGGAACTCACATTTATTGTTGGTCCCTTGGCCAGGAATACTGAATCCTTGGCAATGTGGCCTTCCAAGTACAATAAAGGTGGTGCAAAGATTCTCGATTTCTTTGCTGTAGCAGGTGTTCCAGGTGTTTATAACAAGGAAACAGGTTCTCTAATTGCTGCGTATTGGAAACAAAAAGTTGCCAAGGGCGATCCTGGTTTCAGCATCAGTGCCAACTATGTTGCAGATGCTGGTGAAGGTAATAATTCTGATTCCACTGCAGGTGGGATTATGACTGATAACTCTCGTGCCAATATCCTTACTCAAATTGGTTGGGGTAATGGTCAGTACGGTGCAGCGGCTGCTTATAGATATGGTCAGTGCAAGTCAGGCATGCGCCGTTCTACTACGTTCGTCAAGAGCGGTGACTACAACCTTCCTTGTACGACTGGTCACAACAACGAGAGCCGCTCCTCCAATAGCTTCGCGCTAAATGCGTATTGGCAGCCTGAGGATCCTGGGTTCATTCCTTCTGTCTCTGTCGGTTGGGCGATGAACACAGTTGTGGGAGATAATATTGCAGATGGCACCTACACCACTTCTCAGAGTTGGTTTACAGGTCTGAAGTGGGACGATGTATTTATCGATGGCAATGACCTGGGCTTCGCCTTTGGTCAGCCTACATTTGCTACTGCACTTAAGGGAAATACTGATCCCGATGATGGCAACTATGCCTTCGAGTTGTATTACAACTACAAGGTGACCGATAACATCACTGTTACCCCAGCAGTGTTCTATCTGTCTCGTCCTAACGGGCAGAGTACAGCGACGACGACAAGCGGCGATGACGGCCAATTCAATATCTTTGGAGCATTGGTTCAAACAACCTTTAAGTTCTAA